The DNA region ATTATGTGTCTTGATTGATACATGCAGGAGTTCCTTTACCATATTTGATCCGACCTCGTAGGAAACTACACGTTTACGACAGCTATGCACTCTATAACGATTACATTGGATCTTTATCAATCAAGGGTACTACCCTACTAACGCACTCTTATGATTATGACCTTAAAACATGTTCATACGCTCTTATTTGCTAGTAATATATAACTTTCTTGCAGATGGATTAAAGTCTGAGAGTGATGATGAAACCTCCTCTTTGGAGAAAGGCAATGCAATGTTATCTGGAACTGATAGCTGATTTGTTCTTTATATCTCATTCTTCGTCAATTTAGTTTATGGATTTATAAATGTCTTTGATGATATCTGAACAGATGTATCACCAGGTTCGCTGAGTGATGAAGAATACGTGATTGTGGACAATGTTGAAGTTTCGCCCAACTCTGAAACAGAGAGAGCAGGAGCAGTTCAGATGGTGTGTAGGCTAGTTTCTCATAACAGGGCATATgtctttattatatatatgttttcccTTCTAACAATACTTGTCTTTGGTTTTTCAGATGGAACTCTCAGAAGATGCGATTGAAGAGTCTGAATCCGGAGGATCAGATAGTGATGCTTGGGTGGTGGTGTAACTGGGAGGTTTATGTTCAGGGGGTTTTAGGACAGTGGACTCGGTTTATTTCAGTCTCTAGACATGTTTGTGAAgcttttttcttatattatcaTCAGTACATATTGATACGATGGTTTTGGATTTGAATAATGATCCTTTGTTTTCACAGCAAAAGGAGTCTCGCATATTCACATGATTTATCTGTCttagaacaaaacaaaaacgaatttaataaatagatactccctctgttcctaaatataggattttctacacttttcacgtttattaagactataataattatttgcactttatttaattatttatatcatttacacACTTTCCAATAACTGtctaccaataaaatttaatcagtacaacttttaataaaaaaaagaacctcaaaagtatacaaaactaccttaaaaatatagaaaatcttatattgtggaacaaagaaaaactccaaaaaatcctatatttaggaacagagggagtaccaTTCTTAGATCATGTCATATGAAGCTAAGATTGCTTCAGCAAGGGGTAGATCGAAAAACAAGCTTATGTTGATGTGTTTGACTTTGACATTGAATATGACATGATCTCGCTTTGTCTCTTAGCTCTTGAAACGCCCTCATTGTCTCTGCATCAAATCCTCCTGCGAactgaacaaaaacaaaaaacaaaaaacaaaaacggcTTTGTAAAGAGTTTGGACAAACACATGTTGTAAGTTTGTAACAGAAGATGGTCTTCTGCTTTACCTGATGAACACGGAATGCAAATCGAACACCTTGAACGATAAGCTCTTCCTCTTCAGGGCCACCGCCTCCAATGACTTCAAGCTCTGCTGAAACTCTCTTCATATACTTCATTGCTAGTTTCACAGATGCCAATTTAATCTGAAAATCACACACATTTGTAACATTACAATAGTTAATACTTACTACAAACTTCCAAATCTTACCACTAACCATGTTCCTATAAGTAAGATATTCAAATTGAACAAACTAAACGTAACATTAAGACTCAAAAGAGAATCTGATTCCTCTATTGCTTAGTGTATCTATTCATACTACAATGCTATTCACATTcccaaggaaaaaaaaaacaaaggaagcagacaagaagaaaatattgaaactcACAGGCGTGCACATAGGAAACCCCCAGATACATTAAAGTAATCACTAAAATTCAAGTTTCCTTTGTTCAAGATTTGTATTTATCTGCATTTGTCATGTAGTACATAATTGTTTTACTATGTACACACACACAATAATAGAGTGGAGACAGTATCAGACCAATCTTAGAGAATTGACTTTTAAGTGGGGACCATGAGAATTGTTGTTCCTGTTTGTTTCTATATAGAATTCTTCTTCACTCATCACTACTCCAAATTCTCCAATCAAAGTGCAACAAATAGCTAAAGACGGAAGTAAATAATCACCAGAGACTACCACCAACACAGGCAAATCACTAAACTAGCCCTGGGATTTATACCAGACCAAAACCACTAAACCGAACCGATATTTTCGGTTATCAATTgattggttcggtttaaaaaaacaaattccaaaCAGAAAAAGCAAAACTAACCAAAACTAACCATATTTAACCGAAGTCTAACcataaccaaaaccaaaaagatGTTAAATTCGGTAGAAATTTTGGAAACCAAAACAACCAAGAACCGAACTGATCCTTTTTTGTTCAATACGGTAAGATTGTGAAAGAACAGaactaacaaaacaaaacaaagcaacCAAACCGATTTAACAAATTAAACTGAAACAGCATGCCTAATGGATTTGTGTAATCAGAGGATTAAGCAAAACAAAGATTTTGCTGACCTGACTAGTAATGCCGGTTTCGAGCATCCAATCAACCGGAATCTGGAAAGTCTTGAACTTTGTCGCAGCTGATTCCTTCATCCTCGACAGACTATAAACACCGTGCTCTAACCTTCAAAACCCCACAAAGAAGTTATGGTTTACTTCTCTTGAATTTTAAACATGAATCGATAAAaagattcgattttttttttaattttacttttcgAACAAAGCTTGCATTTTCTTGAGAGCAGAGCAAGAAGGCTGACGAGGATCTTCCCGGAAACGAGAAGCTTCCGATATGAGTTTCTTCAGATCGAAGTAACAAAACGCCGCTTCACGCAAAGCGTCTGCTTTTTGCTCCGGCCACTCGAACTGTTTAAGCACTGCTCTCTCGTCGACCAGGTAAGAGAGTTCGTCGTCGAGCCATTTCACGAATGGCACCACGTCTTCTATATCCGAAAACGCTGCGTTTTCGACCTCCTTGATTAAGAATCTTATGAAGTCTCCTTGCGTCTCCACGTCGGTTTTAATCTGCAATGTCCGGTTCAAACTTAATGAAAAACCCGGTTATTGAGCTGACCGGGGTAAAGAGAACCTTACCGCTAGTAGATAAACCGATCGGTTTTCGATTTCTCCGATCATGTCTCTGGCGTTGGAGCTAGCGACTACTACCTCCGCGGCGGCGCCGGTGGAATCTCTTCTCGAGTTCGTGGAGTCTCTTCGCATCAACGAGTGGTAGAACTCGACAACTTCCGGTACTCTTCTTACTTTCGCCGACGCTATGTTTAAACTCTTCGGCGGAGGCGGTGGTGGAGGCGGAGGCGGGGCTTTGGTAACCGACGGAGTAGGTAGTGGTGGTGGTTGAAAAAGAGGTGGGGAGGTGTaggcggaggaggaggtggagtCGTTCTCTGCGGCGGCGGATCTGGTATATTCTCCGTGGAATCGTGTGAGCCGTTGGATGAAGAAGACCGTTTAGGCGGTGGTTTCGGGACTCTaggaaccctagatctaacggTGAGGTCATCCGAGTTAGTTATAGAGTGACTCTCGACCTCTTCTTTCCGGTAAATGTCACCGGAAGAACcggttttgttgttgttgttttcttggTTCGGAACCGGGTCGGGTAAGTTCCTCATGGATTCGACCCGTTTCAAGCTCCGGATTAGACTGGATCTCGCCGACAGATCCGTTAAACCCTGAAACCTCTGAGAGACGGAGAGCAGCGCGTGGTCTTCACTCGACGAAACGAGTCTCCGTAGCTCCgcctccatctccttctctctcCTCTCGCTCCTTTCGACTTCACGCCGTAACCTCTCGTTATCCTCCGTTAACCTCGCCGTCTCTCTCCTCGAACGCTCGATCTCGCCGTTCTTGTCAGCGATCCGCGACTCGAGTGACGGGATGACGGAGACGGACTCTCTGAGTAGCTTCAGCTCGAGGAGCTCCGTCTTTAGCTTAGCTTCTCGAGAGAGAAGCTCCTCCACGTGACGACGAAGCTCGGAGATGATGGCGGTTTGGTCGGAACGAGAGGAAGCATTGTGTACTTGAGCGGAAGCGCGTGGGAAGTAGCGAGCGAAACCGGGTTTTTGATTAGAAACCGGTTTAGCGGCAGAACCGGAAGACGGTTTAAGCAGGTGAGGAGGCGGAGGGGGAAGAGGAAGGGGGAGAGGAGTTGGCATGTCTTTTGGTTTGGTTGAAGGAGATTTGTGAAACCCCATGGTCACACGGACTTTACCGGCCACCATTGATGATGAGAGAAGACAAGTGAGTTTCAAAATGTTCTTGAGAAGAAAGGAGGGATTTGCATGGAAATTAAAAGCATGTCGTTGTCCGTGCagttctagagagagagagtgtgtgtttGTAACTGTGATTGATAGTGATGATGACTGATGATTCAAAGTTTGGGCCTTTGGATTGATAAGAAGGTGAGTTTAATTGTaatgttttgataaattaattaattaactttgCCTTTATTTCGACCGTTGGAAGAAAGATGTAACCAAATGAAAATTGAAACcatgctttattttttttgaagcaGTGTTACACGTATAACGAGGAACGTTCTTCTGTTCATctttgattcaaaattttaaaataagtaaagGAGAACTCTTTTAAGTCTTTTGGTACGGTGCCTCTTTACTTTGCCTGTCTTATGACAGTTTTCAGTTTTCATCGGCACTACTGAGAATGGTAGTAGCATCATAAGGATGAAGTCACGAAACAATTTAAGAAAAATTtcattacattttaaatttgcGAAATTACTTGCGTGATTTACTTTCCGTACATGCATTCTCTGCTTGTTATTATAGTTCTAGGTGGTAGCACACCAAAAGAAAAACGGTGATAGAGTCAATGAATTTATAAACATGTTATTTGATACATATCATCATgttaactatataatttatatatttaatttataattgtattgCGTAGATGTGTAGCTAAGTGATGATTTATATCTTATGTagataacaatattttttttcttcaaaaaaaaaagatgcaacTGATGCTAACGATATCATGAACATAATGCAGTTTTATGTGTTAATAAGTgaagataataaaaatgattaacCATCAAAGATTggtaatattaaacaaaaaagtttGGTAATACTTTCCAGTATAAGCATTTGTTTGTTTGGTTCTGTTTGGGTTTAAACAAAAGTTGGATTCAAAAAGATAAGTTACGTTCATTATCAAATCATAATATGTTTCAAGTTTTTTGTTGCTAAACAAAAGTTTAGATGCTCAAATTATAATTCGTTTTAGTTTGGTTCTATTTATTAGGACAAAAATTGATACACACACATTTTTAGCATTTATTGCAGTGATGTGTCTATAACTTTTAACCTATTTAAAATTAGTACTCAGCAATTCCACGGTTACCCTTTAATACCAACGattaatctttttaaaagtCTGATTAGACTGATTATTGAGAAAAGCTTAGCCATTCTGATTAGACTGATTGTTGAGAAAAGCTTAGCCAACTATGACAATAAAAGGGGAAATTAATGTGAGCAGCGGCGAAGAAGGGAAACGAACAGAGAATTGAAAAGAATGTCACATGACTTGTGGGGgtgacacacacacacacacacatatatatatatatatatgtgtgtgtgtatgtatatatttaatcaaataaaccctataaacaataatattttgaagatggtccttttacaaaaaaaaatcaacatgtTGTCTTTTCTACACTGCCGTAACATATAAAACATACACATTCATTCAATTCACCCATGTGGCACATACCCAAATTATCTAATGCAAAAATGTTTTGATCACACGAATACGATTGATCGCTTGAGCCATGTTTTGTGCTTAAACTTGATTCCATTATAATAGGGTCTAGACTAGatcagaaaaagaagaaaatatagtttataatgtAGTTAGTATTTTTCAATATGACTGTCTCCTCGCTTTAAAGACGGCTAGTTCGGTTTGAAGTTGATGGAGCTGACTTGTTGTACTGACAAAAATGCATGTAACTAGACATATTAAGAGAACTGTTCCTCTTTTAATATTGCATCTTTGTTTCTCAGAAGTGGCCTCTGTTGTATCGCTGGTTAGGTCATGAAACTGTGCTGTATGTGTGAATTTGTTAGAGTGAGCTTCTCTTCCCATTTTTTTGGGGTCAAAAGAGCTTCTCTTCCcatatgattttgtttattcCTCTGAGCAACAAAAAAGCAAAATAGAACGGTAtccatttaatataaattaaatgacaattaaaattattgaaaaatgtAGATATgtcaattaaatatattataggTGAAAACATTGAATTTTTATACATTATCTTTAGTTTAAATCACCTGACATTACAtattggtttgttttttttgtttaactaagAAATCACCAAATATGGAgtaatatctttttttgttttttcacaaCTGCATAATCTCTTTATTTTGCAGTAAAATTTGTAACGGGTTGGAGATACTCTAAGACCCTATTTTTGGAATACAATAAGattgcaaattttaaaatatttgattgtagtttaatagaatagatttacCTAGGGATGTTGTATAGGGTAACCCAACCCAATCCAACCCTATTTAGCTTAAACCCAACCCTAAGTGACCCTAACCCTTTTAAACCCATTAAAACTATGTAAAATAGGGCTGAACCCTTTAAaccctttatattttttttcttatgtaaaCACATAGTTTCTGATTGAAATAAACAAGTTGCTCTCTACCTTGATAACAAATCAGTAATCATCATTGATAATCAATTTAAActctcttaaaataaaatatcaaacgCTAATCATCAATCACAAGTTTCTAAACAAAACCAGTAAACTTTCCTCTAAGAGAACAAAATGGGTTTTGAAACAGTCACTGTATAAGTTTCTCTCTATACTCTGTCTTTAATTCAGTAGCCTTATCCAAATAAACTTTCTTATCCTAAATAGCCACTTAATACAACCCGAGTTATATCACGATAGACAAATCACCATGCAACCTAGGGAAGAAACAAAGAGTAGAGCAACTCACTTCTTCTGTCAAAGACTTCCACTTTTCACTTCGTAGCTTTGCAACCTACAATCATATAGAAAGCACAGTCTATAAAACCTTCACATAGAAAACACAAGCACACTAATCATGTATAGTAACAAACTTGTTTATGACACACAGGCATATAGAAAGCATAGGTTTATTTTCAATTGAAAGCAAATGAAACTCGAATAGCATAGGTTTATTTTCAAGTTTCTATCAGTAGCTAAAGGAACTCTACTGCCTTACCCGCAGCCTCTTTTTTTGTCAATGCTGAACAAGTAAGATGAACCAAATTAcagaatcaaaacaaataagCTCATCAGGTAACAAGTAGTAAAGATGTAAAGATGAGCTAACCCATTctcaaaaacaaatcaaacacaCATGAGTACATGATTGTTACCTCAACAATGCTTGAAACCCAAATCGGAGGAGATAAGAGAGAGGTCGAGTCTGAGGACAGAGAGCTCACGCCGGAGATTGCTCGATCTCGAAGTTGATTGAAACCCACCGACTGAGAATCTAAGATGTTGAAACCCACCGACTGAGAATCTGAGATGTTAAAGCCCTCGTCGACGAGATCGATTGAAACCCTCGACTCCTCGATCAATGGCGACTGAGATCGATTGATGGCGACGAGAACGAAGACTGAAACCAACTCCTTGAGTGATGGCGACGAGAACGAAGAAGAAAGCTTTGATCAAAGAAGAAAACGTCGtagtttagtttaaaaaaaatataatgactAATAGGGCCTAGCCCTTTCAAAACCCTTTATTATCTAGTCCAACCCTAAATGAGTCCGATATGGTTTACAGATAAAACATTAGGGTTTAgggcttttaaaaatttcaatggGCTGGTACTACCCTAATTATAAGAACCCAATACAACATCCCTAGATTTACCTATGCAATTCAAAATCTCAAGTTAATTGAACATATGGATAACAAATATTC from Raphanus sativus cultivar WK10039 chromosome 8, ASM80110v3, whole genome shotgun sequence includes:
- the LOC108823115 gene encoding uncharacterized protein LOC108823115 isoform X3, whose protein sequence is MMSQDVRKFSLGGSGGCGCVGRRRPQVRYMATFEPVSTFSFDSMESRMRKVNRVPLPYLIRPRRKLHVYDSYALYNDYIGSLSIKDGLKSESDDETSSLEKGSLSDEEYVIVDNVEVSPNSETERAGAVQMMELSEDAIEESESGGSDSDAWVVV
- the LOC108823115 gene encoding uncharacterized protein LOC108823115 isoform X2, translated to MMSQDVRKFSLGGSGGCGCVGRRRPQVRYMATFEPVSTFSFDSMESRMRKVNRVPLPYLIRPRRKLHVYDSYALYNDYIGSLSIKDGLKSESDDETSSLEKDVSPGSLSDEEYVIVDNVEVSPNSETERAGAVQMMELSEDAIEESESGGSDSDAWVVV
- the LOC108823115 gene encoding uncharacterized protein LOC108823115 isoform X4, yielding MATFEPVSTFSFDSMESRMRKVNRVPLPYLIRPRRKLHVYDSYALYNDYIGSLSIKDGLKSESDDETSSLEKGNAMLSGTDVSPGSLSDEEYVIVDNVEVSPNSETERAGAVQMMELSEDAIEESESGGSDSDAWVVV
- the LOC108823115 gene encoding uncharacterized protein LOC108823115 isoform X1 encodes the protein MMSQDVRKFSLGGSGGCGCVGRRRPQVRYMATFEPVSTFSFDSMESRMRKVNRVPLPYLIRPRRKLHVYDSYALYNDYIGSLSIKDGLKSESDDETSSLEKGNAMLSGTDVSPGSLSDEEYVIVDNVEVSPNSETERAGAVQMMELSEDAIEESESGGSDSDAWVVV
- the LOC108820034 gene encoding LOW QUALITY PROTEIN: protein CHUP1, chloroplastic (The sequence of the model RefSeq protein was modified relative to this genomic sequence to represent the inferred CDS: deleted 2 bases in 1 codon) gives rise to the protein MVAGKVRVTMGFHKSPSTKPKDMPTPLPLPLPPPPPHLLKPSSGSAAKPVSNQKPGFARYFPRASAQVHNASSRSDQTAIISELRRHVEELLSREAKLKTELLELKLLRESVSVIPSLESRIADKNGEIERSRRETARLTEDNERLRREVERSERREKEMEAELRRLVSSSEDHALLSVSQRFQGLTDLSARSSLIRSLKRVESMRNLPDPVPNQENNNNKTGSSGDIYRKEEVESHSITNSDDLTVRSRVPRVPKPPPKRSSSSNGSHDSTENIPDPPPQRTTPPPPPPTPPPLFQPPPLPTPSVTKAPPPPPPPPPPKSLNIASAKVRRVPEVVEFYHSLMRRDSTNSRRDSTGAAAEVVVASSNARDMIGEIENRSVYLLAIKTDVETQGDFIRFLIKEVENAAFSDIEDVVPFVKWLDDELSYLVDERAVLKQFEWPEQKADALREAAFCYFDLKKLISEASRFREDPRQPSCSALKKMQALFEKLEHGVYSLSRMKESAATKFKTFQIPVDWMLETGITSQIKLASVKLAMKYMKRVSAELEVIGGGGPEEEELIVQGVRFAFRVHQFAGGFDAETMRAFQELRDKARSCHIQCQSQTHQHKLVFRSTPC